Within the Synergistaceae bacterium genome, the region GCGCGGGATGCCATGAAGGAACATTTAAGCATTCAAAGTTGTAGAAATCTTCTTCTTTTTCCGGACCAGTCGCAACAGAGTAGCCGAGTCCCTGCATAATATCAGCGATTTCGTGCATAGTCTGTAAAACTGGGTGAAAGGCTCCTGATAATCTGCCTCTTTCTGGTAAAGTAACGTCGATTCTTTCGTTGTTTTCCTGCTTCTCGTTCTCTGAGTCGCGAATTTTTTTGCCGGCCTGAGTTAATGAGTTCTCTATTTCGTCGCGTAATTTGTTAAGTTCTTGGCCTGTTTCTTTGCGTTCATCGGGGGGCAATTTTCCGAGCGAGCGCAGTAAAAGTGTTAAATCTCCCTTTTTGCCTGTGAATTTGACTCGAATCTCGTCGAGTTCCTGCAAAGTTTTAGCGTTATTCAGGGACTCAATAAATGAATCCCTGACCGCTTTAATATTCAATAAATCCTGCATATATTTATAGAGCCGCCTTTGCTTTATCTACAAGTTCTCTGAATGCTTTATCATCATGTATTGCGAGTTCAGAGAGCATTTTACGATTCATGTTAATCCCGGCTTTCTTGAGACCGTTCATGAATACGCTGTAACTCATGCCTTCAGCTCGGACGGCTGCACTGATTCTAGTGATCCAGAGCTTGCGGAAATCTCTTTTTTTGCGTTTACGATCGAAATACGCTCGTGATAATGCGGCTAAATATGCTTCACGGGCCCGGCGGTATACGTTTTTGCGCTGACCCCAGTAGCCTTTGGTGATAGTAAATAATTTTTTGCGCTTCTTATCGCTTGCACTTGCACCTTTTACTCTCATGCTAAATCAGATCCTTTCTTAAGTAAGTGCTAGTCATATGGCAATAAATGCCGCATTTGTTCTGTGAGCGTCTCTGTTACATATCCCGTAGCTTTGAGTCTGCGCATACGTGAAGGCTTCTTGTGTACGAGAATATGAGATCTGCTGCACTTCCTGTAAGCGAATTTGCCTGATGCGGTCTTGAAGAATCTCTTCTTTGCGCCGCTGTGTGATTTAAGTTTTTGCTTTGCCATGAAAATTTATTCTCCTTGCTAAATATCCCGTGCTGCCGGGCTGTTTTTTGCTGTCGATGATGTTAGAGGTGTGAGCAATATCCGCATGTAACGGCCTTCCATCATGGGTTTTGACTCAGATTTTCCGACATCTTCACATTCTGTAATTACACGATTTAATACTTCTTCGCCCTTCTCTAAAAAGGACATTTCACGCCCCCTAAAGAAAACAGAAACTTTAACTCTGTGTCCGCTCTCTAAGAAATTGCGCACGGCCTTAGTCTTGAAGTCAAAATCATGATCATCAATTTTTGGTCTCATCTTGATTTCTTTCAAGGCTTGAACTTTTTGTTTCTTGCGTGCGTCTTTCTCCTTTTTCTGTAACTGGTAACGATATTTGCCGTAGTCCATTATTCTACAGACAGGGGGACTCGCCATAGGTGCAACCTCTACAAGATCTAAAGATTGCTCCTGAGCCATACGAATGGCCTCGATAGTGTTTGTAATTCCAACTTTTACGCCGTTCTCGTCGACTAATAAGACCTGTGATGAAGTTATTTCACTGTTTACGCGAGGGGCGTTTTCTTCATTGCCGGGCAAAATTCCTCCTCCTTTCGTTTATCTGCCTCAGCTGTGCAATAAAAAAATCAGGCCGACTGCGAATCCTCACAAACAAACCTGATATTATATGCGTAAATTCAGTTAGTGGCTGCTTGTGATTTATTCTTTATTCCCCGCCGATATATTTCAATCAGTCAGGGGAGCCGTCAATATGCAAAATATAACATAACTTGTGATTTATGGCAATTTGTGCGAAAATATTTCATCAAGTTCAAGTAAAAAATTTTTATGTAAATAGGAGGTTGACAGAATTGCAAAAATGTGCGTATAATTGTTCGCAGTTCGCAGTTCGCAGTTCGCAGTTCGCAGTTCGCAGTTCGCAGTTCGCATACATAATTATTACTTAAATTCTTGTCAAGTTATTCACATGGAGGGCGTTATAACATGTGGGTAAAGTGCAAGAAAGTTATCAAGAAAGTTTTTCCGTTTCTCGTTCCTGCCGCAAAATCTGTAGTTAATTTTATAAAATATGATGTGATTTTGCCCATTAAAATTTTCTTACATATTCCTGAGAAGAAACCGCATAAATTAATAAATTTTGAAGTTCATTTAGCAGATCATTGTAATTTAAATTGTGTGGGCTGTAATCATTTTTCACCGCTTGCTGAACCTTCATGCGTAAGTATTGAAACTTTCAAGAGAGATTTTGAGCGAATGGGAGAATTATTTTCTCATAAATGCGGAAGAATTCACCTTTTAGGCGGCGAACCTTTATTGAATCCTGATGTTATAGAATTAATGAAGATTGCCCGCGAAAATTTCCCTGAAGGCGAGATAAATATTTACACAAACGGGATATTATTACCTCAACAGGACGAAAAATTCTGGCGCGCGTGTCATGACAATAATATAAATATAATAATGACTCATTACCCGATTAAAATTGATGTCGATAAAATAAATTCTTTAGCTGATAAATTTAATGTCGTTTTTCATTGTTCAATGGCAGATAAGACAATGTTTAAGAATCCTCTTG harbors:
- the rplT gene encoding 50S ribosomal protein L20; protein product: MRVKGASASDKKRKKLFTITKGYWGQRKNVYRRAREAYLAALSRAYFDRKRKKRDFRKLWITRISAAVRAEGMSYSVFMNGLKKAGINMNRKMLSELAIHDDKAFRELVDKAKAAL
- the rpmI gene encoding 50S ribosomal protein L35, whose amino-acid sequence is MAKQKLKSHSGAKKRFFKTASGKFAYRKCSRSHILVHKKPSRMRRLKATGYVTETLTEQMRHLLPYD
- the infC gene encoding translation initiation factor IF-3, encoding MLPGNEENAPRVNSEITSSQVLLVDENGVKVGITNTIEAIRMAQEQSLDLVEVAPMASPPVCRIMDYGKYRYQLQKKEKDARKKQKVQALKEIKMRPKIDDHDFDFKTKAVRNFLESGHRVKVSVFFRGREMSFLEKGEEVLNRVITECEDVGKSESKPMMEGRYMRILLTPLTSSTAKNSPAARDI
- a CDS encoding radical SAM protein, producing MWVKCKKVIKKVFPFLVPAAKSVVNFIKYDVILPIKIFLHIPEKKPHKLINFEVHLADHCNLNCVGCNHFSPLAEPSCVSIETFKRDFERMGELFSHKCGRIHLLGGEPLLNPDVIELMKIARENFPEGEINIYTNGILLPQQDEKFWRACHDNNINIIMTHYPIKIDVDKINSLADKFNVVFHCSMADKTMFKNPLDLSGSGNAIKNFAKCAKGNGCIFLDDGKLYTCTLISNLKFFNKAFNQNIPVTEADYINIYDDITSDEIFKRLATHVPVCSYCNMDDFEGDIEWHVSKREMSEWV